The segment ACCACCAATCAAAATCTTTTCTGGGTTGAACAAGTTGATCACCAACGCCGCCGCAGAGCCTAGATACCCTCCAAGCTTCTCAATCACGTCAATTGCGAGAGGATCGCCATCAACGGCTGCTTCACAAATCTGCTCAACAGATACATCTTCAAACTCAGCCAACACCGAATGCTCACCGCGTGCAATGCGCTCTTGCACTTCACTACGAATCGCTTGTGAGCTGGCAACCGTCTCAAGGCAACCACGGTTGCCGCAATGGCAAAGCTTACCTTGCGGATCAATTTGAATATGCCCCAGTTCACCAATATTGCCATGACGCCCTTGCAGTACGCGACCATCAAGAATGATCCCTGCGCCTAAGCCATGGTGAATCGAAATCAAGACTGAGTTTTCATTCTCTTGTGAATGACCAAACAGTTTTTCAGCTAATGCCCAAGCACGGGTGTCGTTAGCAATAAAAACAGGTAAGCCAGTCGCTTTGTAGATCTCAGGACCCAGCGCCAAATTCTCAACATTGTAATGCGGCATTTGCAATACAATTCCCTGCTCTGAATTGACTAAACCCGGCAGTGTGATGGCGATGCTGGTAACACGATCTAGCTGATCGGCATAAGTTTGAAAGAACTCTTCGATTTCATGCAGCAGGCGTGCAAGAACATCTTCTTGGTCGATTTCATGAATATCGATTTTATTATCGATTAACACATCGCCGCCAAGTTCATGCAGAGCAATCGTCAAATAACCACGACCAAGGCGCATAGAAAGGAATTGCCAGCCTTCGTTGTTCACTTGCAAACCCACCGCAGGGCGACCACGACTGGTGGCTTCCTGAACAGTGGTTTCATGCACTAGGTGAGCATCGATCAACTCTCGGGTAATTTTAGTAATACTTGCAGGCGCAAGTTCGCTCTCTTTCGATAAGTCGATGCGAGAGATCGGGCCTTTTTGATCAATGAGTTTATATACACGGCCAGCATTGACCTGCTTGATATGATCAATATGGCCTGGGTGAGCCATGTACATAAGAGAAACTCCGAGAATCAACAACTAATTAATTTTTTTA is part of the Vibrio ponticus genome and harbors:
- the mlc gene encoding sugar metabolism global transcriptional regulator Mlc, with protein sequence MYMAHPGHIDHIKQVNAGRVYKLIDQKGPISRIDLSKESELAPASITKITRELIDAHLVHETTVQEATSRGRPAVGLQVNNEGWQFLSMRLGRGYLTIALHELGGDVLIDNKIDIHEIDQEDVLARLLHEIEEFFQTYADQLDRVTSIAITLPGLVNSEQGIVLQMPHYNVENLALGPEIYKATGLPVFIANDTRAWALAEKLFGHSQENENSVLISIHHGLGAGIILDGRVLQGRHGNIGELGHIQIDPQGKLCHCGNRGCLETVASSQAIRSEVQERIARGEHSVLAEFEDVSVEQICEAAVDGDPLAIDVIEKLGGYLGSAAALVINLFNPEKILIGGAINQAKEILYPAVQKCIKEQSLPVYHQDLELVESRFYKQATMTGAALVKQALYDGLLLMKVIEG